A single window of Vibrio sp. HB236076 DNA harbors:
- the ilvY gene encoding HTH-type transcriptional activator IlvY, with product MNIKHLQIFIHLCDSQNFSKTATAMHMSPSALSRQVQKLEQEIKQTLFVRDNRSVELTPAAKQLLPIAHNIVESWQGYQQQQSSNQGQELTGEIRLYCSVTASYSHLPLLIEQFRQQYPFIEFKISTGDPALAVEKVLNDEVDVAITAKSDELPSRVVFESISEITVSVIAPLTTNNATDQVLRDSPDWSSVPFIVPEAGAFRKRLNDWFKDMKIRPNIYAQVSGNEAIVSMVALGCGIGIVPDVVINNSPVRDKVKKLDVKPIRPFTLGLCCKRSQLDNPLVQALWQIAETKYIHV from the coding sequence TTGAATATCAAACACTTACAGATATTTATCCATCTGTGTGACAGTCAAAATTTCAGTAAAACTGCCACTGCCATGCATATGAGCCCCTCTGCGCTGAGTCGACAAGTTCAAAAGCTAGAGCAAGAGATAAAACAAACGTTATTCGTGCGTGACAATCGCAGTGTCGAGTTAACGCCAGCGGCCAAACAATTACTGCCCATTGCCCATAACATTGTTGAAAGCTGGCAAGGTTATCAGCAGCAACAGTCGTCAAATCAAGGCCAAGAACTCACCGGAGAGATCCGTCTTTATTGTTCGGTGACCGCCAGTTATAGCCACCTTCCTTTGTTGATCGAGCAATTTCGTCAACAGTACCCCTTCATCGAATTTAAGATTTCGACCGGCGATCCCGCATTGGCGGTCGAAAAGGTGTTAAACGATGAGGTGGATGTGGCGATTACCGCGAAATCTGATGAGTTGCCATCGCGAGTGGTGTTTGAATCGATCAGTGAAATTACCGTCTCTGTCATTGCCCCGCTCACCACCAATAACGCCACTGATCAGGTATTGCGCGATAGCCCGGATTGGAGCTCGGTTCCCTTTATCGTCCCCGAGGCTGGCGCGTTTCGAAAGCGCCTCAATGATTGGTTTAAAGACATGAAGATCCGCCCAAACATTTATGCTCAGGTCTCAGGCAATGAAGCCATTGTCAGCATGGTGGCGCTCGGTTGCGGTATTGGCATTGTGCCCGACGTAGTGATTAACAATAGCCCGGTGCGAGATAAAGTCAAAAAGCTGGATGTGAAGCCCATTAGGCCCTTTACCTTGGGGCTTTGCTGTAAACGCTCTCAGCTCGATAACCCATTAGTGCAAGCCCTATGGCAAATTGCGGAGACCAAGTACATTCACGTTTAA
- a CDS encoding PP2C family serine/threonine-protein phosphatase, whose product MQTYLFSSKGPRITNQDAASLTYVSGGVLLCVADGVGGNNGGEVASKLAIEVFLREVISSKSSFSFSKAMEVAHNEIKERASEDAELSGMATTFTAVFVTSERVIGIHCGDSRAYILRDNGIKQLSEDHSEVAKLIRSGKLTKEAAVDYPRKNVIYSALGSHKELVVDEFEFELVSQDRIVLVTDGVHGVVSKKTFRDTSLNSSSLKEWCDTIVTILEGLGPEDNFTIASVELD is encoded by the coding sequence ATGCAGACCTATTTATTTAGTTCTAAAGGCCCTAGGATAACAAACCAAGATGCAGCTTCGTTGACGTATGTCAGTGGGGGAGTTCTTCTGTGCGTTGCTGATGGGGTCGGTGGAAATAATGGTGGGGAAGTCGCTTCAAAACTGGCGATAGAAGTGTTTCTGAGAGAGGTTATTAGTTCTAAGTCCTCCTTTAGTTTTAGTAAAGCCATGGAAGTGGCTCATAATGAGATAAAAGAACGAGCTTCTGAAGATGCTGAGTTGTCTGGTATGGCGACTACATTTACAGCTGTTTTTGTAACTTCAGAAAGGGTTATTGGAATTCACTGTGGCGATTCTCGTGCGTATATCTTAAGAGATAATGGGATTAAGCAACTTTCCGAAGATCATTCTGAAGTTGCTAAATTGATTCGTTCAGGAAAGCTGACGAAGGAAGCAGCAGTTGATTATCCTAGAAAAAACGTAATATACAGTGCTCTTGGCTCACACAAAGAACTGGTTGTTGATGAATTCGAGTTTGAATTAGTTTCGCAGGATAGAATTGTACTTGTTACTGATGGCGTGCACGGAGTGGTGTCGAAGAAAACATTTCGCGATACTTCTTTAAATTCATCTAGTTTGAAAGAATGGTGTGACACCATCGTCACAATTTTGGAAGGTCTTGGCCCTGAGGATAATTTTACTATTGCTTCTGTTGAGCTAGATTAA
- the rep gene encoding DNA helicase Rep, producing the protein MKLNSRQDEAVKYVSGPCLVLAGAGSGKTRVITNKIAYLVQQCGYKARNIAAVTFTNKAAREMKERVAQTLGKAESRGLMVSTFHTLGLNIIRREYKALGLKAGFSLFDDQDQMALLKELTEKQLDGDKDLLRQLMSTISNWKNDMLTPDQAKAMAQGEQQQLFAFCFEQYQEQMKAYNALDFDDLIALPVWLLRHNEEARQRWQNRIRYLLVDEYQDTNTSQYELVKLLVGERARLTVVGDDDQSIYSWRGAQPQNLVLLGSDFPSLRLIKLEQNYRSTSRILRSANILIANNPHVYEKTLFSEIPDGEKLKVIVAKNEDHEAERVIGELIAHQFINRTQYSDYAILYRGNHQSRLMEKALTQNRIPYKLSGGTSFFARAEIKDIMGYLRVLVNPDDDNAFLRIVNTPKREIGPATLQKLGTYANMRGKSLFECSFELGLEQHLTGRGLENLRRFTQWLVSVADQAERGNTVDAVRSLVRDIHYEDWLYETSSSPKAAEMRMKNVSDLYRWIVADLEGDNPDQEEKTLKEVVQRLTLRDMMERGEDDEEANAVQLMTLHASKGLEFPYVYLIGAEEGILPHQTSIDEGNVDEERRLMYVGITRAQRELTFTMCKERRQYGELIKPTQSRFLEELPYDDVEWETVKKPISQEERMKKGQAHLANIKAMFKK; encoded by the coding sequence ATGAAACTGAATTCACGACAAGACGAAGCGGTTAAATACGTTTCAGGCCCTTGCCTCGTCCTCGCGGGCGCAGGTTCTGGTAAAACCCGTGTGATCACCAATAAAATTGCTTATCTCGTTCAGCAGTGCGGTTACAAAGCCAGAAATATTGCTGCTGTCACCTTTACCAATAAAGCGGCACGTGAGATGAAAGAGCGGGTGGCTCAAACCTTAGGTAAGGCCGAGTCACGCGGGTTAATGGTATCGACCTTTCACACCTTGGGCCTTAATATTATCCGTCGTGAATACAAAGCGCTTGGCCTAAAAGCGGGCTTTTCGCTGTTCGATGATCAAGATCAAATGGCCTTGCTAAAAGAGCTGACCGAAAAGCAGCTCGACGGCGACAAAGATCTCTTGCGCCAGTTAATGAGTACTATCTCAAACTGGAAAAATGACATGTTAACCCCTGACCAGGCCAAAGCGATGGCGCAAGGTGAACAACAGCAACTGTTTGCTTTTTGTTTTGAGCAATACCAAGAGCAGATGAAGGCGTACAATGCGTTGGACTTTGATGATTTGATCGCTCTGCCGGTTTGGCTGCTTCGTCACAATGAAGAAGCCCGTCAGCGTTGGCAAAATCGCATTCGCTATTTATTGGTCGATGAATATCAAGATACCAACACGAGTCAATATGAGTTGGTCAAACTCTTGGTCGGCGAAAGAGCGCGCTTAACCGTGGTAGGGGATGACGATCAGTCTATTTATTCTTGGCGTGGGGCTCAGCCACAAAACTTGGTGTTACTCGGCAGTGATTTTCCGTCATTGCGCTTGATTAAGCTCGAGCAAAACTACCGCTCGACCAGCCGTATTTTGCGCTCGGCCAACATTCTGATCGCCAATAACCCCCACGTGTATGAGAAAACCTTGTTCTCGGAAATCCCCGATGGTGAGAAGCTCAAAGTCATCGTCGCTAAAAATGAAGACCACGAGGCGGAGCGGGTTATCGGCGAGTTAATTGCTCATCAGTTTATCAACCGCACTCAATACAGTGATTATGCCATTTTGTACCGCGGTAACCATCAATCGCGTTTGATGGAAAAGGCACTGACGCAAAACCGCATTCCTTATAAATTATCTGGGGGAACGTCCTTTTTTGCCCGTGCCGAGATCAAAGACATCATGGGGTACTTACGAGTGTTGGTCAACCCCGATGACGACAACGCGTTTTTGCGAATCGTCAATACCCCTAAACGTGAGATTGGCCCTGCGACCCTGCAAAAATTGGGCACTTACGCCAATATGAGGGGAAAGAGTTTATTTGAGTGCAGTTTTGAACTGGGGTTAGAGCAGCACCTGACGGGCAGAGGACTGGAAAACCTTCGTCGATTCACCCAGTGGTTAGTGTCTGTCGCCGATCAAGCCGAGCGTGGTAATACGGTCGATGCAGTGCGTTCTTTGGTGCGTGATATTCACTATGAAGACTGGCTATACGAAACGTCATCGAGCCCTAAAGCGGCGGAAATGCGGATGAAGAACGTCTCTGATCTCTATCGCTGGATTGTCGCGGATCTCGAAGGGGATAACCCAGACCAAGAGGAAAAAACGTTAAAAGAAGTGGTACAACGCTTGACGTTAAGAGACATGATGGAACGCGGCGAGGATGACGAAGAGGCCAATGCAGTGCAATTAATGACTTTGCATGCATCGAAAGGTCTCGAATTTCCGTATGTGTATTTAATCGGTGCAGAAGAAGGGATTTTGCCACACCAAACCAGTATCGATGAAGGTAATGTCGATGAAGAGCGTCGCTTGATGTATGTCGGGATCACAAGAGCGCAACGAGAGTTAACTTTCACTATGTGTAAAGAGCGTCGTCAGTACGGTGAGTTGATCAAACCCACTCAAAGCCGCTTTTTAGAAGAGTTGCCCTATGACGACGTGGAATGGGAAACGGTGAAAAAGCCAATATCACAAGAAGAGCGGATGAAAAAAGGCCAAGCGCATTTGGCGAACATTAAAGCCATGTTTAAAAAGTAA
- a CDS encoding accessory factor UbiK family protein has product MFDAKKLEQVARQIHESMPQPVKDLGSDMDQKIRQVIQGQLNKLDVVSREEFDVQTQVLLRTRQKLTEMEQKLDQLEARLAGNDETNDNEDSAPRAE; this is encoded by the coding sequence ATGTTTGATGCAAAAAAATTAGAGCAGGTCGCTCGCCAAATTCATGAATCCATGCCACAGCCAGTCAAAGATTTAGGCTCAGATATGGATCAAAAAATTCGCCAAGTGATTCAAGGCCAACTCAACAAATTGGACGTGGTAAGTCGCGAAGAGTTTGATGTACAGACACAAGTGCTGTTGCGCACCCGTCAAAAGCTGACAGAGATGGAGCAAAAACTCGATCAGTTAGAAGCTCGCCTAGCGGGTAACGACGAGACTAATGATAATGAAGACAGCGCACCACGTGCTGAGTAA
- a CDS encoding DUF3892 domain-containing protein — protein sequence MANNIKGNQDGKNRENQTYTIPGRGVVDRETLVKEVDQGKHPNFHTVEVEGDKYVRANPDRSKGNNVDS from the coding sequence ATGGCTAACAATATCAAAGGCAACCAAGACGGTAAAAATAGGGAAAACCAAACATACACCATTCCCGGTCGAGGTGTAGTAGATAGAGAAACTCTCGTTAAAGAAGTAGATCAAGGTAAACATCCTAACTTTCATACAGTGGAAGTTGAGGGAGATAAATACGTAAGAGCCAACCCTGACCGTTCAAAAGGCAATAACGTGGATAGCTAA
- a CDS encoding FRG domain-containing protein, whose amino-acid sequence MRKVINSLKQLELELEPFREGYLFRGQVKHYPDESGNTNIPTSFSRHGCIPPIMFKWTHYAKAMIRAFSGANYFDIDFEISQAILQHYGWRSFYVDLTKSPQIAAWFASNVFEEKKSIHMCEDLDENPVWLVHKTAKYTESSSTGHIYVIDLLALSTLGIKVHDLTLLQGDEGKLRFHAQQACLVGNLDHNLPYETIAAHFEVPAKILREFYQDSGISELSDVFPHKNEDFILSSLLNLPWESVPVDSPIPAFKRGLELPDYEAKLVKHLPPNIALYSDFWLSDNRGEEDNPFKNIIFYKMSQFVYYANTNERFELDRVTELLQSEGEFVIELDSLIKVIENHDVYEYEKGIHVRMDDDGYIWVSGLVIEHPCNVVSGVGVNQGWCYKVEGVNWNSVKHPQLCPCNNDLRHQLHFSMLRHLNESLETDNFKIENPLCYRDKDCSVR is encoded by the coding sequence ATGAGAAAAGTGATAAATAGCTTAAAACAGCTTGAACTCGAGTTAGAACCGTTCCGGGAAGGATACCTCTTTCGTGGACAAGTAAAGCATTATCCCGACGAATCTGGCAATACAAATATACCGACATCTTTTAGCAGACACGGCTGCATTCCACCGATAATGTTTAAGTGGACCCATTATGCCAAAGCGATGATAAGAGCATTTTCCGGTGCTAACTATTTCGATATCGACTTTGAGATCTCTCAAGCTATCCTTCAGCATTACGGATGGCGTTCATTCTATGTTGATCTAACTAAATCCCCTCAAATAGCTGCTTGGTTTGCATCAAATGTTTTTGAAGAAAAAAAGTCTATTCATATGTGTGAAGACTTAGACGAAAACCCAGTTTGGTTGGTTCACAAGACAGCTAAATATACCGAGAGCTCAAGTACAGGACATATCTATGTTATAGACCTACTTGCGCTAAGTACTCTGGGTATCAAAGTCCATGACTTAACTCTATTACAAGGGGATGAAGGGAAGTTAAGGTTTCATGCTCAACAGGCTTGTCTAGTGGGAAACTTAGACCATAACCTCCCTTACGAAACGATAGCTGCGCATTTTGAAGTACCAGCAAAAATCTTGCGCGAATTTTATCAGGATAGTGGAATTTCTGAGTTGTCAGATGTATTCCCTCATAAAAATGAAGATTTTATTTTAAGTTCTCTTCTCAATTTACCCTGGGAAAGTGTTCCTGTGGATAGTCCGATACCTGCTTTTAAGCGAGGCTTGGAACTACCGGACTATGAAGCAAAGTTAGTCAAACATCTTCCGCCTAATATAGCGCTATACAGTGATTTTTGGTTGTCTGACAACAGGGGGGAAGAAGATAATCCTTTTAAAAACATAATCTTCTACAAAATGTCGCAGTTCGTTTATTATGCTAATACAAATGAACGGTTTGAACTCGATCGCGTTACTGAGTTACTTCAAAGTGAAGGTGAATTTGTAATTGAACTCGATAGTTTGATTAAAGTTATTGAGAATCATGACGTCTATGAGTATGAAAAGGGTATTCATGTTCGCATGGATGATGATGGATACATTTGGGTTTCTGGATTGGTTATCGAGCATCCCTGTAATGTTGTTAGTGGGGTCGGTGTAAATCAGGGTTGGTGCTATAAAGTAGAAGGCGTTAACTGGAATAGTGTGAAGCATCCCCAGTTGTGCCCTTGTAATAATGATTTAAGGCATCAGTTACATTTTTCAATGCTGCGACACTTGAATGAGTCATTAGAAACAGATAATTTCAAGATAGAGAACCCCTTATGCTACCGAGATAAGGACTGCAGCGTTAGATAA
- a CDS encoding ABC transporter ATP-binding protein codes for MSLLEVKNLRIEYPSRHGVHAAVKSLSLNIERGEIVGVVGESGAGKSTVGNAVIDLLSPPGKIAGGDVFLDGEKISGLTPEAMRQIRGSKIGFIFQDPMTSLNPLFTVEQQLKETIHANMKVSDQEAYQRALTLMQQVGIPQPENRLKQYPHQFSGGMRQRVVIAIALAAEPDLIIADEPTTALDVSIQDQILGLIRDLCVTHNVGCMLVTHDMGVVSNVTDKVAVMYQGELVEFGPTAQVLGTPAHEYTRSLISAVPRSDRKLDRFPLVTYIEKAEAAPNFDLKTHWLGQRESQRDYQGPLLSVNKVNLRFTTKDSLFASRREYVQASNDVSFEIKEGETFGLVGESGSGKSTIARVIAGLYPPNSGQVTFEGIDLTALKSENERRPFRRQMQMVFQNPYTSMNPRMKVFDIIAEPIRFHRLADNDAQVRSIVNDLLDYVGLGQKAGLKFPHEFSGGQRQRISIARALATRPRLLICDEPTSALDVSVQAQILNLLKDLQQELDLTMLFISHDLPVIRQMCDRVGVMQKGTLLEVAETETLFTSPQHPYSQQLISLMPAFTGLREDIA; via the coding sequence ATGTCACTATTGGAAGTGAAGAACCTGCGCATTGAGTACCCCTCTCGTCATGGGGTACATGCTGCAGTCAAATCCTTGTCTCTTAATATCGAGCGCGGTGAAATTGTTGGCGTGGTCGGAGAGTCGGGTGCCGGTAAATCCACCGTCGGCAATGCGGTGATCGATCTCCTTAGTCCACCAGGAAAAATTGCGGGTGGCGACGTCTTTCTTGACGGTGAAAAAATATCAGGGCTAACCCCAGAAGCCATGAGACAAATTCGCGGCTCTAAGATCGGCTTCATATTCCAAGATCCCATGACCTCGCTGAATCCGTTATTTACGGTTGAGCAGCAGCTCAAAGAAACGATCCACGCCAATATGAAAGTGTCGGATCAGGAAGCGTATCAAAGAGCCTTGACCTTGATGCAGCAAGTGGGGATCCCACAGCCAGAAAATCGCCTCAAACAATACCCTCATCAATTTTCTGGCGGTATGCGCCAGCGCGTGGTTATTGCCATTGCATTGGCTGCCGAGCCGGATCTGATCATTGCCGACGAGCCAACGACTGCGCTGGATGTGTCGATTCAGGATCAAATTCTCGGCCTGATCCGCGATTTATGCGTAACTCACAACGTAGGTTGTATGTTGGTCACACACGATATGGGTGTGGTGTCGAATGTCACTGATAAAGTGGCGGTGATGTACCAAGGTGAGCTTGTGGAGTTTGGTCCGACGGCTCAGGTGTTAGGGACTCCGGCACATGAGTACACGCGCAGTTTGATTTCTGCGGTACCGCGTTCAGATCGAAAACTCGATCGCTTTCCACTTGTCACCTATATTGAAAAGGCCGAAGCGGCGCCAAACTTTGATTTAAAAACACACTGGCTAGGTCAACGAGAAAGTCAGCGTGATTACCAAGGGCCTTTGTTGAGCGTGAACAAGGTCAATCTGCGTTTTACCACCAAAGACTCGCTGTTTGCCAGTCGCCGTGAATACGTTCAAGCGTCTAACGATGTCAGCTTTGAGATTAAAGAAGGGGAAACCTTTGGCTTAGTGGGGGAGTCGGGGTCTGGTAAATCGACGATTGCTCGCGTTATTGCCGGTTTATACCCACCCAATTCCGGTCAGGTCACCTTTGAAGGCATCGACCTGACGGCGCTAAAGTCTGAAAACGAGCGCCGTCCGTTTCGCCGTCAAATGCAAATGGTGTTTCAAAACCCCTATACGTCGATGAACCCGCGTATGAAGGTGTTTGACATCATTGCAGAGCCCATTCGCTTTCACCGCTTAGCGGACAACGATGCTCAGGTGCGCAGTATCGTCAATGACTTGCTCGATTACGTGGGGTTGGGACAAAAAGCGGGGCTGAAATTTCCCCATGAGTTTTCTGGTGGTCAACGTCAGCGCATTTCGATTGCTCGTGCTTTGGCGACGCGTCCTCGTTTGTTGATTTGTGATGAGCCAACCTCGGCACTCGATGTCTCTGTACAAGCACAAATCTTGAATTTACTGAAAGATTTACAGCAAGAGTTAGATTTGACCATGCTGTTTATCAGCCACGATCTGCCGGTGATTCGCCAAATGTGCGACCGCGTGGGTGTCATGCAAAAAGGCACTTTGCTCGAGGTGGCTGAGACGGAAACGCTATTTACCTCGCCGCAACACCCTTATAGCCAGCAGTTGATTTCGTTAATGCCGGCGTTTACTGGCCTGCGCGAGGATATCGCGTAG
- a CDS encoding serine/threonine-protein kinase, producing the protein MEFVRHIGKGGFGTVDLVKDVNGSYWARKTFSINQPVPLSPELESNVKKRFIREANIQSNINHHNIVRVVAAQLDHNPPYFFMPYAQSSLSDDLSADRTLNGRYLEAIMDILAGLEELHSLGIYHRDLKPQNVLRFGADEYRDYAIGDFGLMSIKDTQLSVLTTTGMRMGSDMYTAPEITADLKKASARSDIYSVGCILHDFVGTGDRIPCNEIDDDHSQYADIIRICTRRDPNRRFSSVSDLREALLSVDTIPAVPTSATVAKFVEMLAFEKRLDRMFWEGLVTFVEATPDSDDIRLIFNVLTILRIDELCNFDEDLARRLSNRYSSWIDGSSFSFSSCDGLASRLVCFFHNLNELDSQVNILLALLYLGTSHNRWYVEREFEKLCGLQMNNNLATRLGLEIRVIGQDACRMFHHLERSIGTNLQNLHPTVYNTLRQVCNL; encoded by the coding sequence ATGGAATTTGTAAGACATATAGGAAAGGGCGGATTTGGAACCGTTGATTTGGTCAAAGACGTCAATGGGAGCTATTGGGCACGAAAAACCTTCTCTATTAATCAACCTGTACCGTTATCTCCTGAACTGGAGAGTAATGTCAAAAAGCGGTTCATAAGAGAAGCTAACATTCAGTCTAATATTAATCACCATAATATAGTTAGAGTGGTAGCGGCTCAGCTTGATCATAATCCTCCATATTTTTTCATGCCGTATGCGCAGTCGTCTTTGTCTGATGATTTATCTGCGGATCGAACTCTGAATGGACGTTATTTAGAAGCTATTATGGATATTCTAGCTGGCTTGGAAGAACTTCATTCTTTAGGAATCTATCACCGTGACTTAAAACCACAGAATGTACTGAGATTCGGTGCTGATGAATATCGAGATTATGCTATTGGTGATTTTGGCTTGATGTCCATAAAGGACACACAATTATCGGTCTTGACAACCACTGGTATGCGAATGGGGTCTGACATGTATACAGCTCCTGAAATCACTGCTGATTTGAAGAAGGCATCGGCTCGATCTGATATTTATTCTGTTGGTTGTATATTGCATGATTTCGTTGGTACGGGAGATCGTATTCCTTGCAACGAGATAGATGATGACCATAGTCAGTATGCTGATATCATTCGTATTTGTACGAGAAGAGACCCCAATAGGCGCTTTTCTAGTGTATCTGATCTACGTGAAGCCTTGTTGTCTGTTGATACTATTCCTGCGGTTCCGACATCTGCTACTGTAGCTAAGTTTGTCGAAATGTTAGCATTCGAAAAAAGACTTGATAGAATGTTCTGGGAAGGGCTAGTCACATTTGTTGAAGCAACCCCTGATAGTGATGACATTAGATTGATATTTAATGTGCTTACAATCCTTCGTATAGATGAGCTCTGTAACTTTGATGAGGATTTAGCTCGGAGGTTATCAAACAGATATAGTTCTTGGATCGATGGAAGCTCGTTCTCCTTTTCTTCTTGTGACGGATTGGCAAGTCGCTTGGTCTGTTTCTTCCATAACTTAAATGAGTTAGACTCACAAGTTAACATTTTGCTCGCTTTACTCTATTTGGGTACCAGCCACAACAGGTGGTATGTAGAGCGCGAGTTTGAGAAGCTCTGTGGGTTGCAAATGAATAATAACCTTGCGACGCGGTTAGGCTTGGAGATTAGAGTGATTGGCCAAGATGCCTGTAGAATGTTCCATCACTTGGAGCGTAGTATAGGGACTAATTTGCAGAACCTTCACCCAACGGTTTATAACACTTTAAGACAAGTATGTAATTTATAA
- the ilvC gene encoding ketol-acid reductoisomerase, whose translation MANYFNTLNLREQLDQLGRCRFMNRSEFANGADYLKGKKVVIVGCGAQGLNQGLNMRDSGLDVAYALRQAAIDEQRQSYKNAKENGFEVGSYETLIPQADVVVNLTPDKQHTNVVETVMPLMKEGATLGYSHGFNIVEEGMQVRKDLTVVMVAPKCPGTEVREEYKRGFGVPTLIAVHPENDPNGDGLEIAKAWAAATGGHRAGCLESSFVAEVKSDLMGEQTILCGMLQAGSIVCYEKMVAEGIEPGYAGKLLQFGWETITEALKFGGISHMMDRLSNPAKVKAFELSEELKELMRPLYNKHMDDIIAGEFSSTMMADWANDDVNLLGWRAETAETAFENYPESDIEISEQEYFDNGIAMIAMVRAGVELAFEAMTASGIIDESAYYESLHELPLIANTIARKRLYEMNVVISDTAEYGNYLFANVATPLLREKFIPTIGTDVIGKGLGEASEQVDNQQLIDINETLRNHPVEKIGRELRGYMTDMKRIAVGG comes from the coding sequence ATGGCTAACTATTTCAACACTTTAAATTTGCGCGAGCAGCTAGACCAACTTGGTCGTTGTCGTTTTATGAACCGCTCTGAGTTTGCTAATGGTGCAGACTACCTGAAAGGCAAAAAAGTGGTGATTGTTGGTTGTGGTGCTCAAGGTCTTAACCAAGGCTTGAACATGCGTGATTCAGGTCTAGACGTTGCTTATGCACTTCGTCAAGCGGCGATCGACGAACAGCGTCAGTCTTACAAAAACGCCAAAGAAAATGGCTTTGAAGTAGGCAGCTACGAAACGCTTATCCCACAAGCAGACGTCGTTGTTAACCTAACGCCAGATAAGCAACACACCAACGTAGTTGAAACGGTAATGCCATTGATGAAAGAAGGCGCTACCTTGGGTTACTCGCACGGCTTCAACATTGTTGAAGAAGGCATGCAAGTACGTAAAGACCTAACGGTTGTTATGGTTGCTCCTAAGTGTCCAGGTACAGAAGTGCGCGAAGAATACAAACGTGGCTTTGGTGTACCAACACTGATTGCGGTTCACCCAGAAAACGATCCAAATGGCGATGGCCTTGAAATCGCAAAAGCTTGGGCTGCAGCAACCGGTGGTCACCGCGCTGGCTGTCTAGAGTCTTCTTTCGTTGCTGAAGTAAAATCGGACCTTATGGGTGAGCAAACTATCCTATGCGGTATGTTACAAGCTGGCTCTATCGTTTGTTACGAGAAAATGGTTGCTGAAGGTATCGAACCAGGCTACGCAGGTAAACTGCTGCAGTTTGGTTGGGAAACCATTACAGAAGCACTGAAGTTCGGCGGTATCTCACACATGATGGATCGCTTGTCTAACCCAGCAAAAGTAAAAGCGTTTGAGCTGTCTGAAGAGCTTAAAGAGCTGATGCGTCCTCTTTACAACAAGCACATGGACGACATCATTGCTGGCGAATTCTCTAGCACCATGATGGCTGACTGGGCAAACGACGACGTGAACCTACTCGGTTGGCGTGCAGAAACCGCGGAAACCGCGTTTGAGAACTACCCAGAGAGCGATATCGAAATCTCAGAACAAGAGTACTTCGACAACGGTATCGCGATGATCGCTATGGTTCGCGCCGGTGTTGAGCTTGCTTTTGAAGCGATGACCGCATCAGGCATCATTGACGAGTCTGCTTACTACGAGTCTCTACACGAGTTGCCACTGATTGCAAACACGATTGCTCGTAAGCGCTTGTACGAAATGAACGTGGTTATCTCGGATACGGCTGAGTACGGTAACTACCTATTCGCAAACGTTGCCACTCCACTACTTCGCGAGAAGTTTATCCCAACAATCGGTACGGATGTGATTGGTAAAGGTCTTGGTGAAGCGTCTGAGCAAGTGGATAACCAACAGCTTATCGACATCAATGAAACCTTGCGCAACCACCCAGTTGAAAAAATTGGTCGTGAGCTACGCGGTTACATGACAGACATGAAACGCATCGCCGTTGGCGGCTAA